A region of Pseudarthrobacter sp. NIBRBAC000502770 DNA encodes the following proteins:
- a CDS encoding SDR family oxidoreductase, translating to MTAMSATPTPRTVLVTGATGYIGGRLVPKLLEAGHTVKVLVRSPDKIAGVPWRDKVEVVQSSLDDGDALREALSGVDVFYYLVHSMAAGAGFEAKEKAMARTAADAAAAAGVQRIVYLGGLHPQGVELSTHMRSREAVGKVFLDSPVDAVVFQAGVVIGSGSASFEMIRHLSETLPLMPAPSWVRNRIEAIAVRDVLYYLVAAASLEGTINRTFDIGCRQVLTYARMMQEYSAEAGLPYRVVLALPIPAPKLAGIWVALTTPIPWSMAVPLVQSLQHDAVSNEHDIDQYIPLPDGGLTPYRTAVALALGKERDGQVETTWANAGADSDPLPSDPEWAGHKVYIDERTFHGDVDPAHVWTVIEGIGGRNGWYSLPLAWQVRGWLDKLTGGAGLLRGRRHPHTLAAGEVVDWWRVERIERGRLLRLRAEMRAPGRAWLELSVEPDGAGSRYRQRAIFFPKGLSGRLYWLAVLPFHSLIFPAMARNITTTARKLADAEPAATTP from the coding sequence ATGACCGCAATGAGTGCCACGCCAACACCCAGGACCGTCCTCGTTACCGGGGCCACCGGCTACATCGGCGGCCGGCTTGTGCCCAAGCTGCTCGAAGCCGGCCACACGGTGAAGGTGCTGGTCCGCTCCCCCGACAAGATCGCCGGCGTCCCCTGGCGCGACAAAGTGGAGGTGGTGCAAAGCAGCCTCGACGACGGCGACGCCCTCCGCGAAGCGCTGTCCGGCGTCGATGTCTTCTACTACCTGGTCCACTCCATGGCGGCCGGGGCCGGGTTCGAAGCGAAGGAAAAGGCGATGGCCAGGACCGCCGCGGACGCTGCCGCTGCCGCGGGAGTGCAACGGATCGTCTATCTGGGCGGCCTGCACCCTCAAGGGGTGGAACTCTCCACCCACATGCGCTCGCGCGAGGCCGTAGGCAAGGTGTTCCTGGACAGCCCGGTGGACGCCGTGGTGTTCCAGGCAGGCGTGGTGATCGGCTCCGGCTCCGCCTCCTTCGAGATGATCCGCCACCTCTCCGAAACGCTGCCACTGATGCCGGCGCCCAGTTGGGTGCGCAACCGGATCGAAGCCATCGCCGTCCGCGACGTCCTGTACTACCTGGTTGCTGCCGCGTCCCTGGAGGGCACCATCAACAGGACGTTCGATATCGGCTGCCGGCAGGTGCTGACCTACGCCAGGATGATGCAGGAATACTCTGCGGAAGCAGGCCTGCCCTACCGGGTGGTGCTGGCGCTGCCCATCCCTGCGCCCAAGCTGGCAGGCATCTGGGTGGCGCTGACCACGCCCATCCCGTGGTCCATGGCGGTCCCGCTGGTCCAGTCACTCCAGCACGACGCGGTGTCCAACGAGCACGACATCGACCAGTACATCCCGCTGCCCGACGGCGGCCTGACCCCGTACCGGACCGCCGTGGCCCTGGCACTGGGCAAGGAGCGGGACGGACAGGTGGAGACCACCTGGGCCAATGCCGGCGCGGATTCCGACCCCCTGCCCAGTGACCCGGAGTGGGCCGGACACAAGGTGTACATCGACGAACGGACGTTCCACGGCGACGTGGACCCGGCCCACGTGTGGACGGTCATCGAAGGCATTGGCGGGCGCAACGGCTGGTACTCGCTGCCGCTGGCGTGGCAGGTCCGGGGCTGGCTGGACAAGCTGACCGGCGGTGCCGGCCTGCTGCGCGGGCGCCGGCATCCCCACACCCTCGCTGCGGGAGAGGTGGTGGACTGGTGGCGGGTGGAACGGATCGAGCGCGGCAGGCTGCTCCGGCTGCGCGCCGAAATGCGTGCCCCCGGACGTGCCTGGCTGGAGCTCTCCGTGGAACCTGACGGGGCGGGCAGCCGCTACCGGCAGCGCGCCATCTTCTTCCCCAAGGGACTGAGCGGCAGGCTGTACTGGCTCGCCGTCCTGCCGTTCCACAGCCTGATCTTCCCGGCCATGGCCCGCAACATCACCACCACCGCCCGGAAACTGGCCGATGCGGAGCCCGCGGCCACCACCCCGTAG
- the mfd gene encoding transcription-repair coupling factor — protein MSLPGQSAAGTSSTGTSGAAPSLDGLRRALEPDQTFARVGAEAARGFAVRSQDYQVSAPAGLRPVLLAEMADGLAAAVAGQADAAGPGVVLAVTATGREAEDLSAALRAYLPADSVAEFPSWETLPHERLSPRSDTVGRRLSVLRRLAHPESSTAARLRVVVAPVRAVVQPVVAGLGDLVPVTLKVGQDVPFTSVVKSLADAAYARVDMVTHRGEFAVRGGIIDVFPPTEDHPIRVEFFGDEVDQMRWFAVADQRSLSAPGIHHPTELHAPPCREILITPSVMSRAATLKSQLPAAADMLEKIAGGIAVEGMESLAPVLVDAMVPFVDQLPADSIAVVIEPEKVRTRAHDLAATNEEFLEAAWSTASDGGAAPLDLSSQASAALHSASFRSLAETRGSALAHGVSWWSITSLAQDAELLPEIDVLNLHAREPRGYQGDVAEMMDFIGSHVRDQWRIVVATEGPGPAQRLAELFHENDIPCARVDRLDHEPQAGIIEVTTAAVGRGFVLDGLKLGLLTEADLLGRTSAGSTKDMRRMPSKRRNAVDPLQLVAGDHVVHEQHGIGRFVELIQRKVAGGGDGVREYLVLEYAPAKRGAPGDRLFVPTDQLDQVTRYVGGDTPVLSKMGGADWASTKSKARKAVKEIAGELIRLYSARMASRGHAFGPDTPWQRELEEAFPYVETPDQLTTINEVKADMEREIPMDRLVSGDVGYGKTEIAVRAAFKAVQDGKQVAVLVPTTLLAQQHYETFTERFSGFPLRVKPLSRFQSAKESKETAEGVKSGAVDVVIGTHRLLSKDFEFKDLGLVIVDEEQRFGVEHKEALKKMRTNVDVLAMSATPIPRTLEMSLTGIRETSTLATPPEERHPVLTYVGPYTDKQTSAAIRRELMREGQVFFVHNRVSTIERTAAKIRELVPEARVEVAHGKMSESRLEQIIVDFWEKRFDVLVCTTIIETGLDISNANTLIVDGADKYGLSQLHQLRGRVGRGRERAYAYFLYPSEKPLGEVALERLKAVAAHNELGAGMQLAMKDLEIRGAGNLLGGEQSGHIQGVGFDLYIRLVGEAVADFRGEAEEKAAEMKIELPVNAHLPHDYVPGERLRLEAYRKLAAALTNESIDEVQAELVDRYGELPLPAQNLVEVARFRVAAREAGLSDVALQGNFIKFSPASLPESRTMRLNRMYPGSQSKPAMDAILIPKPKTARIGGRDLQDAEILEWANGVIRNIFSDAPLAVG, from the coding sequence ATGAGTCTTCCCGGCCAGTCCGCCGCCGGCACATCCAGCACCGGAACGTCCGGCGCGGCCCCGTCGCTGGACGGGCTGCGCCGCGCTCTGGAACCGGACCAGACGTTCGCCCGTGTCGGGGCGGAGGCAGCGCGGGGCTTCGCCGTGCGCAGCCAGGACTACCAGGTCAGCGCCCCCGCCGGCCTGCGTCCGGTGCTGCTGGCGGAGATGGCGGACGGGCTCGCCGCCGCCGTGGCAGGACAGGCCGACGCCGCGGGGCCGGGCGTCGTGCTCGCTGTCACCGCCACGGGCCGTGAAGCGGAGGACCTGTCCGCAGCCCTGCGCGCCTACCTGCCCGCGGATTCGGTGGCCGAGTTTCCCAGCTGGGAGACCCTCCCGCACGAGCGCCTTTCCCCGCGTTCGGACACCGTGGGGCGCCGGCTGTCAGTGCTGCGCCGCCTGGCACATCCGGAAAGTTCGACGGCGGCCCGGCTGCGCGTCGTCGTCGCTCCCGTCCGCGCCGTGGTCCAGCCCGTGGTGGCCGGCCTGGGCGACCTGGTCCCCGTCACCCTCAAGGTGGGCCAGGATGTTCCGTTCACCAGCGTGGTGAAGAGCCTCGCCGACGCTGCCTACGCCCGGGTGGACATGGTGACGCACCGCGGCGAGTTCGCGGTCCGCGGTGGCATCATCGACGTCTTCCCGCCCACGGAGGACCACCCCATCCGGGTGGAGTTCTTCGGCGATGAAGTGGACCAGATGCGCTGGTTCGCCGTGGCCGACCAGCGCTCGCTGTCCGCCCCGGGCATCCACCACCCCACCGAACTGCACGCCCCGCCCTGCCGCGAAATTTTGATCACACCCTCCGTGATGTCCCGCGCCGCCACGCTGAAATCCCAGCTTCCAGCCGCCGCGGACATGCTGGAGAAGATCGCCGGCGGCATCGCGGTGGAAGGCATGGAGTCGCTGGCGCCGGTCCTGGTGGACGCGATGGTGCCGTTCGTGGACCAGCTGCCGGCCGATTCCATCGCCGTGGTGATTGAACCGGAGAAGGTGCGCACCCGAGCCCACGACCTCGCCGCCACCAACGAGGAATTCCTCGAGGCAGCCTGGTCCACCGCGTCCGACGGCGGGGCCGCACCTTTGGACCTCAGCTCCCAGGCCAGTGCGGCGCTTCATTCGGCGAGCTTCCGGTCGCTGGCCGAAACCCGCGGCTCGGCCCTGGCGCACGGCGTGTCCTGGTGGTCCATCACCTCACTGGCGCAGGATGCGGAACTGCTGCCGGAGATCGATGTCCTGAACCTGCACGCCCGTGAACCCCGCGGCTACCAGGGCGACGTTGCGGAGATGATGGACTTCATCGGATCGCACGTCCGGGACCAGTGGCGGATCGTGGTGGCCACTGAGGGCCCCGGGCCCGCGCAGCGCCTGGCGGAACTCTTCCACGAAAACGACATCCCCTGCGCACGCGTCGACCGCCTTGACCACGAGCCCCAGGCTGGCATCATCGAGGTGACCACCGCCGCCGTCGGACGTGGCTTTGTCCTGGACGGGCTCAAACTTGGCCTGCTCACCGAAGCCGACCTGCTCGGCCGGACCTCCGCCGGGTCCACCAAGGACATGCGCCGGATGCCCTCCAAGCGGCGCAACGCCGTAGACCCCCTGCAGCTGGTCGCGGGGGACCACGTGGTCCACGAACAGCACGGCATCGGCCGGTTCGTGGAACTCATCCAGCGCAAGGTGGCCGGCGGCGGCGACGGCGTGCGGGAATACCTGGTGCTGGAATACGCGCCCGCCAAACGCGGCGCGCCCGGCGACCGCCTGTTCGTCCCCACGGACCAGCTGGACCAGGTGACCCGCTATGTCGGCGGCGACACCCCGGTCCTGAGCAAGATGGGCGGCGCCGACTGGGCCAGCACCAAGTCCAAGGCCCGCAAAGCCGTCAAGGAGATCGCCGGTGAACTGATCCGGCTGTACTCAGCCCGCATGGCCTCCCGCGGCCACGCCTTCGGCCCCGACACCCCCTGGCAGCGCGAACTGGAGGAAGCCTTCCCCTACGTGGAAACTCCGGACCAGCTGACCACCATCAACGAGGTCAAGGCGGACATGGAACGGGAGATCCCCATGGACCGCCTGGTCTCCGGCGACGTAGGCTACGGCAAGACCGAGATCGCGGTGCGCGCTGCGTTCAAGGCCGTGCAGGACGGCAAGCAGGTGGCCGTGCTGGTGCCCACCACGCTGCTGGCCCAGCAGCACTACGAGACGTTCACCGAACGGTTCTCCGGCTTCCCCCTCCGCGTCAAGCCGCTGTCCCGGTTCCAGTCCGCGAAGGAGTCCAAGGAAACCGCCGAGGGCGTCAAGAGCGGCGCCGTGGACGTGGTGATCGGCACCCACCGGCTGCTCTCCAAGGACTTCGAATTCAAGGACCTTGGCCTGGTGATCGTGGACGAAGAACAGCGGTTCGGTGTGGAACACAAGGAAGCGCTGAAGAAGATGCGCACCAACGTGGACGTCCTGGCCATGAGCGCCACCCCGATTCCCCGCACCCTGGAGATGTCCCTGACCGGCATCCGGGAGACCTCCACCCTCGCCACCCCGCCGGAGGAACGGCACCCGGTGCTGACCTATGTGGGCCCGTACACGGACAAGCAGACCTCCGCCGCCATCCGCCGCGAACTGATGCGCGAGGGACAGGTGTTCTTCGTCCACAACCGGGTCTCCACGATTGAACGCACCGCCGCGAAGATCCGCGAACTGGTACCCGAAGCCAGGGTGGAGGTGGCGCACGGCAAGATGTCCGAGAGCCGGCTGGAACAGATCATCGTGGACTTCTGGGAGAAGCGCTTCGACGTCCTGGTCTGCACCACCATCATCGAGACCGGGCTGGACATCTCCAACGCCAACACCCTGATCGTGGACGGCGCGGACAAGTACGGCCTGTCCCAGCTCCACCAGCTCCGCGGCCGCGTGGGCCGCGGCCGTGAACGCGCCTACGCGTACTTCCTGTATCCGTCAGAGAAACCTTTGGGCGAGGTGGCGCTGGAACGGCTCAAGGCCGTGGCCGCGCACAACGAACTGGGCGCCGGCATGCAGCTGGCCATGAAGGACCTGGAAATCCGCGGTGCCGGCAACCTGCTGGGCGGGGAGCAGTCCGGCCACATCCAGGGGGTTGGCTTCGACCTGTACATCCGCCTGGTGGGCGAGGCCGTGGCGGACTTCCGCGGCGAAGCCGAAGAGAAGGCCGCGGAAATGAAGATCGAGCTGCCGGTCAACGCGCACCTGCCGCACGACTACGTTCCCGGTGAACGGCTGCGCCTGGAGGCGTACCGGAAGCTCGCCGCCGCCCTCACCAACGAGTCCATTGACGAGGTCCAGGCGGAGCTCGTGGACCGCTACGGCGAGTTGCCGCTGCCCGCGCAGAACCTGGTGGAAGTGGCACGGTTCCGTGTCGCCGCCCGCGAGGCTGGCCTCTCCGACGTGGCCCTGCAGGGCAACTTCATCAAGTTCTCCCCGGCATCGCTCCCGGAGTCCAGGACCATGCGGCTGAACCGGATGTATCCGGGGTCGCAGTCCAAGCCGGCCATGGACGCCATCCTCATTCCCAAGCCCAAGACGGCACGGATCGGCGGCAGGGACCTCCAGGACGCCGAGATCCTGGAATGGGCCAACGGCGTCATCCGGAACATCTTTTCCGACGCCCCGCTGGCGGTGGGTTAG
- a CDS encoding metal-dependent hydrolase: protein MGGHHAASGAAAWVAVASTGPYTLGWYPLDPTGILIGGMATAGTALVCDWDHRSSTVAHSLPPLSNVIARGNENASGGHRQGTHSILGAAFFVFLAGLASQVHLDTGWGRLSIGAGLLCMFLINIAGKALKLFPKSGFISNWIFALVMAGLVTAYAPEQWTWLPTSMLIGVVVHIVGDLITTGGVPLLWPLVVRPPKMLRRLPLLRSVWRANGALSVPLLGRAGSKREWLVLIPVSAYAMVGMSVAGWAIAQHHWGRVAAAAGAWIKLWF from the coding sequence ATGGGAGGACACCACGCCGCGTCGGGAGCCGCGGCGTGGGTAGCTGTTGCGTCCACCGGCCCTTACACCCTGGGCTGGTACCCGCTGGACCCCACGGGCATCCTTATCGGCGGCATGGCCACGGCCGGCACCGCGCTGGTGTGCGACTGGGACCACCGGTCCAGCACGGTGGCCCATTCGCTGCCGCCGCTGTCCAACGTGATCGCCCGGGGCAACGAGAACGCCAGCGGCGGCCACCGGCAGGGCACGCATTCCATCCTGGGTGCGGCGTTCTTCGTGTTCCTCGCCGGCCTGGCATCGCAGGTCCACCTGGACACCGGCTGGGGACGGCTGTCCATTGGGGCCGGGCTGCTGTGCATGTTCCTGATCAACATCGCAGGCAAGGCTCTGAAGCTCTTTCCCAAGAGCGGCTTCATCTCCAACTGGATCTTCGCCCTGGTCATGGCTGGCCTGGTCACGGCTTATGCACCAGAACAGTGGACCTGGCTGCCCACGTCCATGCTGATCGGGGTGGTGGTGCACATCGTCGGGGACCTCATCACCACCGGGGGAGTGCCGCTGCTGTGGCCGCTGGTGGTCCGGCCGCCGAAGATGCTGCGCCGGCTGCCCTTGTTGCGGAGTGTCTGGCGTGCCAACGGCGCGCTGTCCGTTCCACTGCTGGGCCGGGCGGGTTCCAAGCGGGAATGGCTGGTGTTGATCCCGGTGAGCGCCTACGCCATGGTGGGGATGTCCGTGGCCGGCTGGGCCATCGCCCAGCACCACTGGGGCCGGGTAGCGGCGGCCGCGGGGGCGTGGATCAAGCTTTGGTTCTAG
- the deoC gene encoding deoxyribose-phosphate aldolase, whose amino-acid sequence MSNEATVHAGTADPGRPAGIASYIDHTLLKPEASEADVLKVCAEAAEYGFKSVCVNPVWVKTVTTALRGSGVLTCSVVGFPLGATPTDVKSFEARGAVLDGAAEVDMVINIAAARAGDKGALVEDIAAVAETVHAGGAILKVIIETALLTDEQKVLACQAAVEAGADFVKTSTGFNGGGATVEDVALMRRTVGPDVGVKASGGVRSLADAQAMIAAGATRIGASSGIAIVKGEQGSAAY is encoded by the coding sequence ATGAGCAACGAAGCCACCGTTCACGCAGGCACCGCCGATCCGGGCCGGCCCGCGGGCATCGCCTCCTACATCGACCACACGCTGCTCAAGCCCGAAGCCTCTGAAGCCGATGTGCTGAAGGTTTGCGCGGAAGCCGCCGAATATGGCTTCAAGTCGGTCTGCGTCAATCCGGTCTGGGTCAAGACGGTCACCACGGCACTTCGGGGTTCAGGCGTCCTCACCTGTTCCGTGGTGGGCTTCCCCCTGGGGGCCACACCCACGGATGTGAAGTCATTCGAAGCCCGCGGCGCGGTCCTGGACGGCGCGGCGGAGGTGGACATGGTGATCAACATCGCTGCCGCGCGGGCCGGTGACAAGGGCGCCCTCGTCGAGGACATCGCCGCGGTGGCCGAGACGGTCCACGCGGGCGGCGCCATCCTGAAAGTCATTATCGAAACAGCCCTCCTGACCGACGAGCAGAAGGTACTGGCGTGCCAGGCGGCCGTGGAGGCCGGCGCCGACTTCGTGAAGACCTCAACGGGCTTCAACGGCGGGGGCGCGACGGTTGAGGATGTGGCCCTGATGCGCCGGACCGTGGGCCCGGACGTGGGGGTCAAGGCCTCCGGCGGCGTACGGTCCCTGGCAGATGCTCAGGCTATGATTGCAGCAGGTGCAACACGAATTGGTGCCAGCTCCGGTATTGCCATCGTCAAGGGTGAACAGGGTTCAGCCGCTTACTGA
- a CDS encoding FAD-dependent oxidoreductase, with translation MSAPASSTSTSTATRIVIAGAGPAAQALVAQLDRARFTGTVTVLSNRDDTPEELLELAMLPQVSVRFGQPASHIDPANRTVATADGMEFAYDHLVIATGSAPVAGPVDGAAQCLNYATIDDAPRVAKGVQKVARELGRRPVGILVGTGAAAGQAEAVLRAKGVRPIRTTARPAAIIPAVVSGTSARQAASAVVFEDGSSMTGDLVVMAEERVSRDGLAASAGLQTAPGGGIVISRDYRTSVQGIWAIGDAAAFDGVRLGLLVAAASAAGACATQLLSAAAEAPALQAA, from the coding sequence ATGTCCGCTCCGGCATCCTCAACGTCCACCTCCACCGCAACCCGCATTGTCATTGCGGGTGCCGGCCCCGCGGCCCAGGCCCTTGTAGCGCAGCTGGACCGCGCCCGGTTCACCGGGACCGTCACCGTGCTGAGCAACCGCGATGACACCCCCGAAGAGCTGCTGGAGCTTGCCATGCTGCCCCAGGTGTCCGTGCGGTTTGGCCAGCCTGCCAGCCACATCGACCCTGCCAACCGCACCGTAGCCACTGCCGACGGCATGGAGTTCGCCTACGACCACCTGGTCATCGCTACCGGATCGGCCCCGGTGGCAGGCCCGGTGGACGGTGCCGCGCAATGCCTGAACTATGCCACCATCGACGACGCACCGCGGGTCGCGAAGGGTGTGCAAAAGGTGGCCCGGGAGCTGGGACGGCGTCCGGTGGGAATCCTGGTGGGCACCGGCGCGGCAGCCGGGCAGGCCGAAGCCGTGCTGCGCGCCAAAGGCGTGCGGCCCATTCGCACCACTGCCCGCCCCGCCGCCATCATCCCCGCCGTTGTGTCCGGCACATCCGCCCGGCAGGCCGCGTCCGCCGTCGTCTTCGAGGATGGCAGCAGCATGACCGGCGACCTGGTGGTGATGGCGGAGGAGCGGGTGTCCCGCGACGGCCTGGCCGCCAGCGCGGGGCTGCAGACTGCACCCGGGGGCGGCATCGTGATCAGCCGGGACTACCGCACGTCCGTCCAGGGGATCTGGGCGATTGGGGACGCGGCAGCGTTCGACGGCGTGCGGCTGGGGCTGCTGGTAGCGGCGGCTTCGGCGGCAGGTGCCTGCGCCACCCAGTTGTTGAGTGCCGCGGCGGAGGCCCCGGCCCTGCAGGCGGCCTGA
- a CDS encoding uroporphyrinogen-III synthase, with the protein MTALAPAEPTQAEEATDAAESPLEGFRIGVTSDRRSRDLIEALERRGAEVLHAPALKIAPVQEDMRLIEDTRAIIAAKPDLCIATTAYGMRRWCEAADSFGIGDELLETLGSCRMFVRGPKARGAVRAAGLADVGISSDETTSTLVDMLLAEGVRGKTVAMQLHGYTDVRQIERLRMSGATVLTVTPYRWVKPDGEDRLPRLIDAACTGNLDVLTFTSAPAVDAMWSTAHEMGLYKQLVESLKLNVTTAVVGPVTAQPLLDAGITPLIPERFRMGALIRLVCEHLALNHVRRLDTRSGSIELRGRSLRIDGQQVELAPAPLLLLRALLGAGGAVLSRESLSDLLELRGSVHALDMTVSRLRSSLPDGKLIETVVKRGYRIRV; encoded by the coding sequence ATGACTGCACTTGCACCGGCCGAACCCACGCAGGCTGAAGAAGCCACTGACGCCGCGGAGTCGCCGCTGGAGGGATTCCGCATCGGCGTCACCTCGGACCGGCGCTCCCGCGACCTCATCGAAGCCCTGGAGCGGCGCGGCGCCGAAGTGCTGCACGCCCCTGCGCTGAAGATCGCCCCGGTCCAGGAGGACATGCGCCTCATCGAGGACACGCGGGCCATCATCGCCGCCAAGCCCGATCTCTGCATCGCGACCACGGCGTATGGCATGCGCCGCTGGTGCGAGGCCGCGGATTCCTTCGGAATTGGCGACGAACTGCTGGAAACGCTGGGCAGCTGCCGCATGTTCGTCCGTGGACCAAAGGCCCGCGGTGCGGTGCGCGCTGCCGGCCTTGCCGACGTCGGGATCAGCAGCGACGAAACCACCTCAACCCTGGTGGACATGCTCCTGGCTGAAGGCGTCCGGGGCAAGACTGTGGCCATGCAGTTGCATGGCTACACCGACGTCCGCCAGATCGAACGGCTGCGGATGTCCGGCGCCACCGTCCTGACCGTCACGCCCTACCGCTGGGTCAAGCCCGACGGCGAGGACCGGCTTCCGCGGCTCATCGACGCCGCCTGCACCGGGAACCTGGACGTCCTGACCTTCACCAGCGCCCCCGCCGTGGACGCCATGTGGAGCACGGCCCATGAGATGGGGCTCTACAAGCAGCTGGTGGAGAGCCTGAAACTGAATGTCACCACGGCCGTGGTGGGTCCCGTCACGGCCCAGCCCCTGCTGGACGCGGGCATAACGCCGCTGATCCCGGAGCGCTTCCGGATGGGTGCGCTGATCCGGCTGGTGTGCGAGCACCTGGCGCTGAACCACGTCCGGCGGCTGGATACCCGCTCCGGAAGCATCGAACTGCGGGGACGCAGCCTGCGCATCGACGGCCAGCAGGTGGAACTGGCGCCCGCTCCCCTGCTGCTCCTGCGTGCACTGCTGGGCGCGGGCGGCGCGGTCCTGTCCCGCGAATCGCTGTCCGACCTGCTGGAGCTGCGCGGCTCGGTGCACGCCCTGGACATGACCGTGAGCCGCCTGCGGTCCTCGCTGCCGGACGGCAAGCTGATTGAAACCGTGGTGAAGCGCGGGTACCGGATCCGGGTCTAG
- the cobA gene encoding uroporphyrinogen-III C-methyltransferase translates to MQLSIDLTGRTVLVAGAPDAARQAVRRYEAAGAVVHRLGSPAEARLLHVPERLFLVAAVEDGQHGWDAFLDRCRHAGIPVAAEPAAGPAGHVTLVGGGPGTGDLLTVAAVKALRDADVVFYDRLAPYQELPLLTSGELVDVGKKPGHHKVSQSDIEKLMVESALAGNNVVRLKGGDPYVFGRGGEEVAACVAAGVKVHVVSGVTSAISVPAAAGIPVTHREVSHIFTVVSGHAPLTEEEHHHLAGLGGTIVVLMGIGTLHQLAAGLRRAGMRPDMPMAVVERGYRPGQRTTIADLGTITSAAAGCSNPAVLVIGEVVRVAEANRQHAGAAADLDRLAASLLGS, encoded by the coding sequence ATGCAGCTCAGTATCGACCTCACCGGCCGGACCGTCCTGGTGGCCGGCGCCCCTGATGCCGCGCGGCAGGCGGTACGCCGGTACGAAGCCGCGGGCGCCGTCGTCCACCGTCTTGGAAGCCCCGCCGAGGCGCGGCTCCTCCACGTGCCGGAGCGGCTGTTCCTGGTCGCCGCCGTCGAGGACGGACAGCACGGCTGGGACGCCTTCCTGGACCGCTGCCGGCACGCCGGCATCCCGGTCGCTGCCGAGCCCGCCGCCGGCCCGGCCGGCCACGTCACCCTGGTGGGCGGCGGCCCCGGCACCGGTGACCTGCTCACCGTGGCTGCGGTCAAGGCACTCCGCGATGCCGACGTCGTCTTCTACGACCGGCTGGCCCCGTACCAGGAACTGCCGCTGCTGACCTCCGGCGAACTCGTGGACGTCGGAAAGAAGCCCGGGCACCACAAAGTCAGCCAGTCGGACATCGAAAAACTGATGGTCGAAAGCGCCCTGGCCGGCAACAACGTGGTGCGCCTCAAGGGCGGGGACCCGTACGTCTTCGGCCGGGGCGGAGAGGAAGTTGCCGCGTGCGTGGCCGCCGGCGTCAAAGTGCACGTGGTGTCCGGCGTTACCAGCGCCATCTCCGTCCCGGCCGCGGCCGGCATCCCGGTCACCCACCGGGAAGTCAGCCACATTTTCACTGTGGTTTCCGGGCATGCACCGCTTACCGAAGAGGAGCACCACCACCTTGCCGGGCTGGGCGGCACCATCGTGGTGCTGATGGGCATTGGCACCCTCCACCAGCTTGCGGCAGGGCTGCGCCGCGCCGGCATGCGCCCGGACATGCCCATGGCCGTGGTGGAACGCGGGTACCGGCCGGGCCAGCGCACCACCATCGCAGACCTCGGCACCATCACCTCGGCCGCGGCCGGCTGCAGCAACCCGGCCGTACTGGTCATCGGCGAAGTGGTGCGGGTGGCGGAAGCCAACCGGCAGCACGCCGGTGCGGCAGCCGACCTGGACAGGCTGGCAGCCTCGCTGCTGGGATCATGA